The following is a genomic window from Amycolatopsis australiensis.
GTCCGGAATGAAGTGGATGAACGCCGCCATGATCACCATGACCGGCTCGTCGAAGTCCAGCAGCCGCTCGGTCGTCGGGTGCTGCAGAACGTCAGCCGGGTACTCCGCGTCCGCGTGCACCATCGCGGCGTTGTCGTTGTCCTTCAGCACGATCTCGCTGTGCGCGACGGCGACCGGCTCGTTGTCGACGTACACCACGCGCGCGGCCGGATCGATCGCCTGGACCACCTCGTGCACGTGCCCGACGGTCGGCATGCCGGAGCCGATGTCGAGGAACTGCCGGATCCCCTGCTCCGCGCCGAAGCGGACGGCCCGCCGCAGCCAGCGCCGGTTCAGCAGCGCCAGCTCCCGCGCCTCCGGCCGCACCTCGAGGATCTGCTCGGCGAACATCCGGTCGATGGCGTAGTTCAGCTTGCCGCCGATCAGGTAGTCGTACACGCGCGCCGCGTTCGGCTTGTCGAAGTCGATCCCGCGCGTCGCGTGTTCGTCGGTCATCGCCGCTCCCCGCCGTCGGTGTGACGGCGAGGATAGCGCCGGTCACAGCAGTGGCGGCACCACCGCGTCGATGAGGTGCGGGCCCGGCTCGGCGAAGGCGCGCTGCAGCTGGTCGGCCAGTTCCTCGGCCGTGGTCGCGCGGGTCGCCGGGACGCCCATGCCTTCCGCGATCTTCACGAAGTCCATGTCCGGCCGTGAAAGATCGAGCAGCGCGTTCGCCTTCGGACCGCCCGACGCCGCTCC
Proteins encoded in this region:
- a CDS encoding SAM-dependent methyltransferase yields the protein MTDEHATRGIDFDKPNAARVYDYLIGGKLNYAIDRMFAEQILEVRPEARELALLNRRWLRRAVRFGAEQGIRQFLDIGSGMPTVGHVHEVVQAIDPAARVVYVDNEPVAVAHSEIVLKDNDNAAMVHADAEYPADVLQHPTTERLLDFDEPVMVIMAAFIHFIPDSRNPAGLIAAYRDAVAPGSYLALSSGTFEGQGEEARRAAALYQKSGTDVVARSRDELRALVEGFELVPPGIVFTPEWRPDDPSEVGGHPEQASQLALVARKNVRVG